In Gigantopelta aegis isolate Gae_Host chromosome 14, Gae_host_genome, whole genome shotgun sequence, the following proteins share a genomic window:
- the LOC121389128 gene encoding F-box only protein 31-like: MPLCFEITDLPPEIITHILSFLSHRDLTNVCLSCKMFRDVALQDCIWQQRCREDFNFTNNEGWNASYKDVYAKVLHRFGQTVGLWQAEMSHYGALVHVQFDEGRIIGRQCMAPVAPHVSDALRVKTLFTIQFTQDQEDVEIFCHKGFSDPHKGCLEWKEDGSLLFRCTEVEHHQHPEGKQRTICSVFNKSKLLLMKFLVTTQLGCNYRMSRLARSPRRSPAVIQPGFFKGTYGGHGIEIIQLKYDANGKIVQGIKITGDPNVPATKISFEVDLSQPIILTSEQQGTVALIEQIDIPELPPDTDIQRLPPQAFIVPDDCIDRFQNAPRTCRARFHAKGQIAGHGFSDPSFTVGHWVVFDENMFGFLWLKLRSFSVYSRVLEDLWS, encoded by the exons ATGCCGTTATGTTTCGAAATAACAGACCTTCCACCCGAGATTATCACGCATATATTGTCTTTTCTTTCACATAGAGATTTAACAAACGTATGTTTGTCTTGTAAGATGTTTCGGGATGTAGCGCTCCAAGACTGCATTTGGCAGCAGCGCTGTCGAGAAG ATTTCAACTTCACCAATAATGAAGGATGGAATGCCTCATACAAGGATGTGTATGCTAAAG TTTTACACAGATTCGGACAGACGGTTGGACTGTGGCAGGCAGAAATGAGCcattatggtgcactggttcatGTACAG TTTGACGAGGGCAGAATAATTGGCCGACAGTGCATGGCGCCGGTTGCCCCGCACGTGTCGGATGCTCTCCGTGTGAAAACGCTGTTCACCATCCAGTTCACGCAGGACCAGGAGGACGTGGAGATCTTCTGTCACAAGGGCTTCAGCGACCCACACAAGGGATGTCTGGAGTGG aaGGAAGACGGAAGTTTGCTGTTCAGATGTACAGAGGTGGAACATCACCAACACCCAGAAGGAAAACAAAGG actatatgtagcGTGTTTAATAAATCTAAACTGCTCCTGATGAAATTTCTCGTAACTACTCAGTTAGG GTGTAACTACCGAATGAGCCGGCTTGCACGGTCGCCCAGAAGATCACCGGCGGTGATTCAGCCGGGATTCTTCAAGGGCACGTACGGAGGGCACGGCATCGAGATTATTCAGCTCAAGTATGATGCAAACGGCAAAATTGTACAAGGAATCAAAATCACG GGTGACCCGAACGTGCCTGCGACGAAGATTAGTTTTGAGGTGGACCTCTCGCAGCCCATCATCCTGACGAGCGAGCAGCAGGGAACGGTGGCCCTCATCGAGCAGATCGACATTCCCGAACTCCCCCCGGACACCGACATCCAGCGACTACCCCCCCAGGCCTTCATTGTCCCGGACGACTGTATTGACAGGTTTCAGAATGCACCGAGGACATGCAGGGCTAG ATTTCATGCAAAAGGCCAGATAGCAGGACATGGCTTCAGTGATCCCAGCTTCACCGTTGGACACTGGGTCGTGTTCGATGAAAACATGTTTGGTTTCCTGTGGCTCAAACTGCGCTCGTTCAGCGTGTATTCTCGAGTACTGGAGGACCTGTGGTCCTGA